One stretch of Chroococcidiopsis sp. SAG 2025 DNA includes these proteins:
- a CDS encoding transposase, with protein sequence MSDPTHRIVFHFTPKHCSWLNQIEIWFSILVRKLLRRASFTTQADLKARILEFITYFNHTMAKPFQWTYKGKALAA encoded by the coding sequence TTGAGTGATCCGACCCACCGAATTGTGTTTCACTTCACTCCCAAGCATTGTTCCTGGTTAAATCAGATTGAAATCTGGTTCAGTATCTTAGTACGGAAGCTACTCAGGCGAGCCAGTTTTACCACTCAAGCTGATTTGAAAGCGCGTATCCTTGAATTCATTACCTATTTCAACCATACGATGGCAAAACCATTCCAGTGGACATATAAAGGTAAGGCACTGGCTGCTTAA
- a CDS encoding helix-turn-helix domain-containing protein: MRAEIILLADEGYNHREIASRLNISRDMARLWRERWLTLSEKDLPVEERLQDAERPGTPATFSLEQMLQLFALACDKPETYGRPISHWTPRELADELVKQGIVERISPRHGTIIRGSDAQTTSVRLLVEPPTLRSTTKSPSSAIPT, from the coding sequence ATGAGAGCCGAAATCATTCTGCTGGCAGACGAGGGATACAATCACAGGGAGATTGCCAGCAGGCTGAATATCAGTCGGGACATGGCAAGGTTATGGCGAGAACGATGGTTAACCTTAAGCGAGAAAGATTTGCCTGTAGAGGAACGGTTGCAGGATGCGGAACGTCCGGGAACCCCTGCAACATTTAGCCTGGAACAAATGCTGCAATTGTTTGCTTTAGCCTGTGACAAGCCAGAAACCTACGGGCGACCCATCAGTCATTGGACACCGAGAGAACTGGCAGATGAACTGGTCAAACAGGGAATTGTAGAGCGGATCTCGCCTCGGCATGGGACGATTATTAGAGGAAGCGACGCTCAAACCACATCAGTCCGGTTACTGGTTGAACCCCCGACCCTGCGTTCGACGACAAAGTCACCGTCATCTGCGATACCTACTTGA